Proteins from a single region of Streptomyces vinaceus:
- a CDS encoding alpha/beta hydrolase, with translation MDTSRLLRTTGTVIAAAGLLLSGCTSAGSGGPRAAASSGSAARLAAPDAVPAALRSYYGQKLNWRDCGVPGFQCATMKAPLDYAHPESGQDVDIAVARRQATGPGKRLGSLVVNPGGPGGSGIGYLQAYAGIGYPAPVRAQYDMVSFDPRGVDRSSPVQCLTGPEMDKFTQVDQTPDNAAERAELVTAFKEFAAGCKARSQRILPHVSTVEAARDMDMLRAVLGDEKLTYVGASYGTLLGATYANLFPGRVGRLVLDGAMDPSRPALEMNRDQTGGFETALRSFAKDCVKQSDCPLGKGSPEAVAEQLQEFFRKVDAQPVPSGDPARPLGESLATTGVIAALYDESAWPQLREALASAMNGDGSGLLALADSYYEREPDGKYANLMFANAAVNCLDQPPAFAGPEAVDAALPSFEKASPVFGAGLAWASLNCTYWPVKATGEAGALAAKGAPPIVVVGTVRDPATPYKWAQALAQQLDSGVLLTYDGDGHTAYGRGSSCIDTAINTYLLEGTAPKDGKKCT, from the coding sequence ATGGACACCAGTCGCCTGCTGCGTACCACCGGAACCGTGATCGCAGCCGCCGGGCTGCTGCTCTCCGGGTGCACCTCGGCCGGGTCGGGGGGCCCACGGGCGGCCGCCTCCTCCGGGAGCGCCGCGCGGTTGGCGGCCCCGGACGCGGTCCCGGCCGCGCTGCGCTCGTACTACGGGCAGAAGCTGAACTGGCGCGACTGCGGTGTCCCCGGGTTCCAGTGCGCCACGATGAAGGCCCCGCTGGACTACGCGCACCCCGAATCCGGGCAGGACGTGGACATCGCGGTGGCCCGCCGCCAGGCCACCGGGCCGGGCAAGCGGCTGGGCTCGCTCGTGGTCAACCCGGGCGGCCCGGGCGGTTCCGGGATCGGCTACCTCCAGGCGTACGCGGGCATCGGCTATCCGGCCCCCGTCCGCGCCCAGTACGACATGGTCTCCTTCGACCCGCGCGGGGTGGACCGCAGCAGTCCGGTGCAGTGCCTGACCGGACCGGAGATGGACAAGTTCACGCAGGTGGACCAGACGCCGGACAACGCGGCGGAGCGGGCCGAGCTGGTGACCGCGTTCAAGGAGTTCGCCGCCGGGTGCAAGGCGCGCTCGCAGCGGATCCTGCCGCACGTCTCCACCGTCGAGGCGGCCCGCGACATGGACATGCTGCGCGCGGTGCTGGGGGACGAGAAGCTGACGTACGTCGGCGCCTCGTACGGGACCCTCCTCGGGGCGACGTACGCGAACCTCTTCCCCGGCCGCGTCGGCCGGCTCGTCCTGGACGGCGCGATGGACCCCTCCCGTCCGGCGCTCGAAATGAACCGGGACCAGACCGGCGGCTTCGAGACGGCGCTGCGCTCCTTCGCCAAGGACTGCGTGAAGCAGTCCGACTGCCCGCTCGGCAAGGGCAGCCCGGAGGCGGTGGCGGAGCAGCTCCAGGAGTTCTTCCGCAAGGTCGACGCCCAGCCGGTGCCCAGCGGCGATCCGGCCCGCCCGCTGGGCGAGTCCCTCGCCACGACCGGGGTGATCGCGGCGCTGTACGACGAGAGCGCGTGGCCGCAGCTGCGCGAGGCGCTGGCGTCGGCGATGAACGGCGACGGGTCCGGCCTGCTCGCTCTCGCCGACAGCTACTACGAGCGCGAGCCGGACGGGAAGTACGCGAACCTGATGTTCGCGAACGCCGCCGTGAACTGCCTCGACCAGCCGCCCGCCTTCGCCGGCCCGGAGGCGGTCGACGCGGCCCTGCCCTCCTTCGAGAAGGCCTCCCCGGTCTTCGGCGCGGGCCTGGCCTGGGCCTCGCTGAACTGCACGTACTGGCCGGTCAAGGCCACCGGCGAGGCCGGCGCCCTGGCCGCGAAGGGCGCCCCGCCGATCGTGGTGGTCGGCACGGTCCGCGACCCGGCGACCCCGTACAAGTGGGCCCAGGCCCTGGCGCAGCAGCTCGACTCGGGCGTCCTGCTCACGTACGACGGCGACGGCCACACGGCCTACGGCCGCGGCAGCTCCTGCATCGACACGGCGATCAACACGTACCTCCTGGAGGGCACCGCGCCGAAGGACGGCAAGAAGTGCACGTGA
- a CDS encoding tyrosine-type recombinase/integrase: MSPRKPNMESSIYLGSDGWWHGRVTMGVKPAGGPDRRHRRAKTETAVTKKVRELEKLRDEGRATKAGRKPTVAEWMDTYLTTIASLKLKPRSLDDYWSKTRNDIIPGVGKHRLDKLAPEHLEVMYAAMLEEGHAPSHVVKVHRILSRALKIAHRRRIISENVATLVDPPSVDETEANPFSREESKAFLAAAAKRPTFMRWAIGVGMGFRQGEALGLRWPYVDLEQGLFHPAWQLQRLTWRHGCKDAHACGARLHRFDPCPPDCAAHKGYRRGCPQPCPKTCRRHASTCPDRKGGGLAFTRPKTKKSQNPVPIPPPFLPYLLEHKAKQDEQRQAAGDLWEECGAVFTRPDGRPLDPRADWEEFKELLEEAGISDRRQHDGSRHTAGTILNELGVDMPTIMEILRHTQISQTRRYVKGRSELSREAMRRMGEAFMPGPNPPSETRTETESTRAARARRRRKIR; this comes from the coding sequence ATGAGTCCCCGCAAGCCGAACATGGAGTCGTCCATCTACCTGGGCAGTGACGGGTGGTGGCACGGCCGAGTCACGATGGGCGTGAAGCCGGCCGGCGGCCCCGACCGCCGGCACCGCCGGGCCAAAACGGAGACCGCGGTCACGAAGAAGGTGCGCGAGCTGGAGAAGCTGCGCGACGAGGGACGGGCCACAAAGGCTGGACGGAAGCCGACCGTCGCTGAGTGGATGGACACGTACCTGACCACGATCGCGAGCTTGAAGCTCAAGCCGCGGTCGCTGGACGACTACTGGTCGAAGACCCGCAACGACATCATCCCGGGCGTCGGGAAGCACCGCCTGGACAAGCTCGCGCCGGAACACCTGGAGGTGATGTACGCGGCCATGTTGGAGGAGGGGCACGCCCCTTCGCACGTGGTCAAGGTGCACCGGATCCTCTCCCGCGCCCTGAAAATCGCCCACCGTCGCCGGATCATCAGCGAGAACGTCGCCACGCTCGTGGACCCCCCGTCCGTGGACGAGACGGAGGCGAACCCGTTCTCGCGGGAGGAGTCGAAGGCATTCCTGGCGGCCGCCGCCAAGCGCCCGACGTTCATGCGGTGGGCCATCGGGGTCGGCATGGGCTTCCGGCAGGGCGAGGCTCTGGGCCTCCGCTGGCCCTATGTCGACCTGGAGCAGGGGTTGTTCCACCCTGCGTGGCAGCTCCAGCGCCTCACCTGGAGGCACGGTTGCAAGGACGCACACGCCTGCGGGGCCCGGCTGCACCGGTTCGACCCGTGCCCGCCCGACTGCGCGGCCCACAAGGGCTACAGGCGCGGCTGTCCGCAGCCCTGCCCCAAGACCTGCCGCCGGCACGCCAGCACCTGCCCCGACCGAAAGGGCGGGGGACTCGCCTTCACCCGACCCAAGACGAAGAAGAGCCAGAATCCAGTCCCGATCCCGCCGCCCTTCCTGCCGTACCTCTTGGAGCACAAGGCGAAGCAGGATGAGCAGCGGCAAGCCGCGGGTGACCTCTGGGAGGAATGCGGCGCGGTCTTCACCCGGCCGGACGGCCGGCCGCTCGACCCGCGTGCCGACTGGGAGGAGTTCAAGGAGCTGCTGGAGGAAGCCGGGATCAGTGACCGACGCCAGCACGACGGGAGCCGCCACACGGCGGGCACGATCCTGAACGAGCTGGGCGTGGACATGCCCACGATCATGGAGATCCTCCGGCACACCCAGATCAGCCAGACCCGGCGCTACGTCAAGGGCCGATCAGAGCTCTCGCGGGAGGCAATGCGCCGCATGGGCGAGGCGTTCATGCCGGGCCCCAATCCGCCGTCTGAGACCAGAACTGAGACCGAGAGCACACGAGCGGCCCGCGCGCGGAGGCGGCGCAAGATCCGGTAA
- a CDS encoding DNA polymerase III subunit delta', with translation MPVWDDLVGQERVQAQLAAAARDADALVTAVEAGTAHPAASKMTHAWLFTGPPGSGRATAARAFAAALQCTSPDRALGGEPGCGFCDGCHTTLVGTHADVEIVRTDLLSIGVKETRDLVRRAQLSPAVGRWQVIVLEDADRLTEGAGNVLLKAVEEPAPRTVWLLCAPSLEDVLPTIRSRCRHLTLRTPPVSAVADVLVRRDGIEPAVAAAAARATQGHIDRARRLATDESARTRRAAVLKLPLRIDDVGGCLKAAQELVDAAAEDAKQVAEDVDTKETEDLRAALGAGAGTGGRMPRGTAGVMKELEDRQKRRRTRTQRDTLDLALTDLTGFYRDVLALQLGSSLAIANEEIRGDLERIARASGPERTLRRIEAIIACRDALDRNVAPLLAVEAMTMSLRAG, from the coding sequence ATGCCCGTATGGGACGACCTGGTGGGACAGGAGCGGGTGCAGGCGCAGCTGGCCGCTGCCGCCCGCGACGCCGACGCCCTGGTCACCGCCGTCGAGGCCGGGACCGCACACCCCGCCGCGTCCAAGATGACCCACGCCTGGCTGTTCACCGGCCCGCCCGGCTCGGGGCGGGCCACCGCCGCCCGGGCCTTCGCGGCCGCCCTCCAGTGCACCAGCCCCGACCGCGCCCTCGGCGGCGAGCCGGGCTGCGGGTTCTGCGACGGCTGCCACACCACCCTGGTCGGCACGCACGCCGATGTGGAGATCGTCCGGACGGACCTGCTGTCCATCGGCGTGAAGGAGACGCGCGACCTGGTCCGCCGGGCGCAGCTCTCCCCGGCCGTGGGCCGCTGGCAGGTCATCGTTCTGGAGGACGCCGACCGGCTGACCGAGGGCGCGGGCAACGTGCTCCTCAAGGCCGTGGAGGAGCCCGCTCCGCGGACCGTGTGGCTGCTCTGCGCGCCCTCCCTGGAGGACGTGCTGCCCACGATCCGCTCCCGCTGCCGCCACCTGACCCTGCGCACCCCGCCCGTCTCCGCCGTCGCCGACGTGCTGGTCCGGCGCGACGGGATCGAGCCCGCCGTCGCCGCGGCCGCCGCGCGCGCGACGCAGGGGCACATCGACCGGGCCCGCCGGCTCGCCACCGACGAGTCCGCCCGGACCCGGCGGGCCGCCGTGCTGAAGCTCCCGCTCCGCATCGACGACGTGGGTGGATGCCTCAAGGCCGCCCAGGAGCTGGTCGACGCCGCCGCCGAGGACGCCAAGCAGGTCGCGGAGGACGTCGACACGAAGGAGACCGAGGACCTGCGCGCCGCGCTCGGCGCCGGAGCCGGCACGGGCGGCCGGATGCCGCGCGGCACGGCGGGCGTGATGAAGGAGCTCGAAGACCGGCAGAAGCGCCGCCGCACCCGTACCCAGCGCGACACCCTCGACCTCGCGCTGACCGACCTCACCGGCTTCTACCGGGACGTGCTGGCCCTCCAGCTCGGCTCCTCGCTGGCGATCGCGAACGAGGAGATACGGGGCGACCTCGAACGGATCGCCCGCGCGTCCGGACCGGAGCGCACCCTGCGCCGGATCGAGGCGATCATCGCCTGCCGCGACGCCCTGGACCGCAACGTGGCCCCGCTCCTCGCGGTCGAGGCGATGACGATGTCCCTGCGCGCGGGCTGA
- a CDS encoding helix-turn-helix domain-containing protein: protein MSTAAISVAPVLCTVELAAELLSLGRSTIYELMASGELPFVKVGRARRIRRTDIDAFAAQLRPQSV from the coding sequence ATGAGCACCGCAGCCATTTCCGTCGCCCCCGTCCTCTGCACGGTCGAGTTGGCGGCCGAGTTGCTTTCGCTCGGCCGCTCCACCATCTACGAGCTGATGGCCTCTGGCGAGCTGCCGTTCGTCAAGGTCGGCCGCGCCCGCCGTATCCGCCGGACCGATATCGACGCGTTCGCCGCCCAGCTCCGGCCCCAGTCCGTCTGA